A window of the Burkholderia sp. 9120 genome harbors these coding sequences:
- a CDS encoding selenium-binding protein SBP56-related protein, producing MGMRPDPTFHASPKLAMEAPPEDYAYTLLLSPDFSQPDALAVIDVKPGSPTYSQVVHTVTMPNTGDEFHHFGWNACSSSLSPLTGHAFLERRYLIIPGLRSSRIYIVDTKPHPTQARIHKIIEPEEIFRKTGYSRPHTVHCGPEGIYISTLGGAGKDGTDGPPGIFIMDCETFEVLGRWEIDRDMQAKHYDFWWNLPRDYMVSSEWALPPQFENGIVPEDLLSNQYGHRVHFWDLRARRNVQTLDLGANHQMALEVRPAHDPSREYGFLGVVVDTTNLEGSIWTWWREGGQFHIEKTATIPAEPAAAELLPPLLQGFGAVPPLVTDIDLSIDDKFLYVACWGTGELRQYDVTEPRKPKLTGSVHIGGIVRRTPHANGKTFGGGPQMIEISRDGKRVYWTNSLYSTWDDQFYPEGVPAAKVMAHVEPGGGLTLDKEFWVTFPDGYRSHQIRLEGGDCSTDSFCYPSVGS from the coding sequence ATGGGTATGCGCCCCGATCCCACGTTCCACGCATCGCCGAAACTCGCGATGGAGGCGCCGCCGGAAGATTACGCGTACACGTTGCTGCTGAGCCCCGATTTCTCGCAACCCGACGCGCTCGCCGTGATCGACGTGAAACCCGGCTCACCCACCTACAGCCAGGTGGTGCACACGGTGACCATGCCCAACACCGGCGACGAATTCCATCACTTCGGCTGGAATGCGTGTTCGTCGTCGTTGTCGCCGCTAACCGGACATGCGTTTCTCGAACGGCGCTATCTGATCATTCCGGGGCTGCGTTCTTCGCGCATCTACATTGTCGATACCAAGCCGCATCCCACGCAGGCGCGCATTCACAAAATCATCGAGCCCGAGGAAATTTTCCGCAAAACGGGGTACTCGCGTCCGCATACGGTGCATTGCGGACCGGAAGGGATTTACATCAGCACGCTGGGTGGCGCGGGCAAAGACGGCACCGACGGGCCGCCGGGCATTTTCATCATGGATTGCGAAACCTTCGAGGTGCTCGGCCGCTGGGAAATCGATCGCGACATGCAGGCGAAGCACTACGACTTCTGGTGGAATCTGCCGCGCGACTACATGGTGTCGAGCGAGTGGGCGTTGCCGCCGCAGTTCGAGAACGGGATCGTCCCCGAAGATCTGCTTTCCAATCAATACGGGCACCGGGTCCACTTCTGGGATCTGCGCGCCCGGCGCAACGTGCAGACGCTCGACCTCGGCGCGAATCATCAGATGGCGCTCGAAGTGCGGCCTGCGCATGATCCCAGCCGCGAATACGGCTTCCTCGGCGTGGTGGTCGACACGACCAATCTGGAAGGTTCGATCTGGACCTGGTGGCGCGAAGGCGGGCAGTTCCACATTGAAAAGACCGCGACCATTCCGGCCGAGCCCGCTGCCGCGGAATTGTTGCCGCCGCTGCTGCAAGGTTTCGGCGCGGTGCCGCCGCTCGTCACCGACATCGATCTGTCGATCGACGACAAATTCCTTTACGTCGCCTGCTGGGGCACCGGCGAATTGCGCCAGTACGACGTGACCGAGCCGCGCAAGCCGAAGCTGACCGGCTCGGTGCATATCGGCGGCATCGTGCGGCGCACGCCGCATGCGAACGGCAAGACGTTCGGCGGCGGCCCGCAGATGATCGAGATCAGCCGCGACGGCAAGCGCGTCTACTGGACCAACTCGCTATATTCCACGTGGGACGACCAGTTCTATCCGGAGGGCGTACCCGCAGCCAAGGTCATGGCGCATGTGGAGCCGGGCGGCGGTCTCACGCTGGACAAGGAGTTCTGGGTCACGTTCCCCGACGGCTACCGGTCGCATCAGATCCGGCTGGAAGGCGGTGACTGCTCGACCGATTCGTTCTGTTATCCGTCGGTGGGCAGTTGA
- a CDS encoding gamma-butyrobetaine hydroxylase-like domain-containing protein: MNIPKRVELSADAVILHWPGAAAQRIAHRTLRDACPCAGCRRLRREAGETVHAQDVVVSTVQPMGYGVQLVFSDGHDRGIFPWPYLQALPEIASTVTATALTA, translated from the coding sequence ATGAACATACCGAAGCGCGTCGAACTGAGTGCCGACGCCGTGATTTTGCATTGGCCCGGCGCGGCCGCGCAGCGGATCGCACACCGCACGTTGCGCGACGCGTGTCCGTGTGCGGGATGCCGTCGTCTGCGTAGGGAGGCCGGTGAAACTGTGCACGCGCAAGATGTGGTCGTAAGCACAGTCCAGCCGATGGGTTACGGCGTGCAGCTGGTCTTCAGCGACGGACACGATCGCGGCATTTTTCCCTGGCCGTATCTCCAGGCTCTGCCGGAGATCGCAAGCACAGTCACCGCCACTGCGCTCACAGCCTGA
- a CDS encoding HEAT repeat domain-containing protein has translation MTDSTLLTHDPDTLAPEAAALLPRLADTDPVVRRIALLELADLEEPDTLPLIAHALAHDVSAEVRREAARVLGSWEEAWIVDALCHALLDADHDVRTAAAQSLSALKDDACGPVLHRWTDHAEPFVQAAVLRGLRELRYADALEPALRALDHTDDSVRTEAVVLLGWLKDTRALAPLADTVTGDTNADIRRAAVGALGFAPATHTATLTALLQALSDPVWQVREETATTLGKLRANAAHDVHDVHDVHKVHKVHDALIAALADDYWQVRLRAVRALGHMGERAAALPIAALLSNPISNLRKEAALALGELREPATLPALRDALNDADPDVRKAVRIALQQIEDASR, from the coding sequence CCACTTTACTGACGCACGATCCCGACACGCTGGCGCCCGAAGCCGCTGCGCTGCTGCCGCGTCTCGCCGATACCGATCCCGTCGTGCGCCGGATCGCGCTGCTCGAACTGGCCGATCTCGAAGAACCGGATACCCTGCCGCTGATCGCGCACGCGCTGGCCCATGATGTATCGGCCGAGGTCAGGCGCGAAGCGGCGCGCGTGCTCGGTTCGTGGGAAGAAGCGTGGATTGTCGACGCGCTCTGCCACGCGTTGCTCGACGCCGATCACGACGTGCGTACGGCCGCCGCGCAGAGTCTGTCCGCCTTGAAGGACGACGCGTGCGGTCCAGTGCTGCACCGCTGGACGGATCACGCCGAACCGTTCGTACAGGCCGCCGTGTTGCGCGGCTTGCGCGAGCTGCGTTACGCCGACGCGCTGGAACCCGCGTTGCGAGCGCTCGACCATACCGACGACAGCGTGCGCACTGAAGCCGTCGTGCTGCTCGGCTGGTTGAAGGACACGCGCGCCTTGGCGCCGCTCGCCGACACCGTCACCGGCGACACCAACGCGGATATCCGTCGCGCGGCAGTCGGCGCGCTGGGCTTCGCACCGGCCACGCACACGGCGACGCTGACCGCATTGCTGCAAGCGCTGAGCGATCCGGTCTGGCAAGTCCGCGAAGAAACCGCGACGACGCTCGGCAAACTGCGCGCGAACGCCGCGCATGACGTGCATGACGTGCATGACGTGCATAAGGTGCATAAGGTGCATGACGCACTGATCGCCGCACTCGCCGACGACTACTGGCAAGTCCGCCTGCGCGCGGTCCGTGCACTGGGACACATGGGCGAACGCGCCGCCGCGTTGCCTATCGCCGCGTTGTTGTCGAATCCGATCAGCAATCTGCGCAAGGAAGCCGCGCTCGCGCTGGGCGAATTGCGCGAACCCGCGACGCTGCCCGCACTGCGCGACGCGTTGAACGACGCGGACCCCGACGTGCGTAAAGCGGTGCGAATCGCGCTTCAGCAGATCGAGGACGCCAGCCGATGA